Proteins co-encoded in one Oreochromis aureus strain Israel breed Guangdong linkage group 3, ZZ_aureus, whole genome shotgun sequence genomic window:
- the LOC120437908 gene encoding uncharacterized protein LOC120437908 — protein MDRNEELDKLFQRLAVFKHYREDILRSCDERKRLTKLAMRSCTDEVVLQWLRKNSESDAFSKLTDMFDFLKKHIDEEEKKNHSDDVHITFVAHSSIRDFMIPASCYLPLPTITDVLLYSPWNCVSSGLAYSVATGKLRPQHRVFSCEDKKSCTIPDDKHRPVNLPDHWNSLKKAGAQMVPNITVSPLSLDDDDDGVWKSFESLSAEHGPPGRNRIVIPFILPGQEYESVPFSVVTLALSLVLLSSRFKATLHFSGCLRDHSTGQKFDRKYLQEQYACTIDNSMMTHSPEAFR, from the exons ATGGACAGAAACGAGGAACTGGA CAAATTGTTTCAGAGGTTAGCTGTATTTAAACACTACAGAGAGGACATACTGAGGAGCtgtgatgaaaggaaaagattGACAAAGCTGGCAATGAGAAGCTGCACAGATGAAGTCGTCCTGCAGTGGCTGAGAAAAAACTCAGAATCTGACGCCTTCAGCAAACTCACAGACATGTTTGACTTCCTGAAGAAACACATTgatgaggaggagaagaagaaccaCAGCGATGATGTTCACATCACCTTTGTGGCTCATAGTTCAATCAGAGACTTCATGATCCCAGCCAGCTGTTACCTGCCTCTGCCCACCATCACTGACGTGCTCCTGTATTCTCCCTGGAACTGTGTCAGTTCTGGTTTAGCATACAGTGTTGCTACAGGAAAACTGAGGCCTCAGCACAGAGTTTTTTCCTGTGAAGATAAAAAAAGCTGTACCATTCCTGATGACAAACATCGACCTGTGAACCTGCCAGATCACTGGAACTCACTGAAGAAAGCTGGAGCACAGATGGTCCCAAACATCACGGTTAGCCCCCTTTCactagatgatgatgatgatggagtgTGGAAAAGCTTTGAGTCTCTCTCAGCTGAACACGGCCCACCAGGAAGGAACCGCATCGTCATCCCGTTCATCCTCCCAGGACAGGAATATGAAAGCGTCCCATTCTCTGTGGTGACCTTGGCTCTGTCCCTGGTgctcctctcctccaggtttAAAGCCACTCTTCACTTCTCTGGTTGTCTCAGAGATCACTCTACTGGACAGAAATTTGACAGGAAGTATCTTCAGGAGCAGTACGCCTGCACCATCGACAACAGCATGATGACACACTCACCTGAAGCTTTCAGATGA